From Drosophila yakuba strain Tai18E2 chromosome 2L, Prin_Dyak_Tai18E2_2.1, whole genome shotgun sequence, one genomic window encodes:
- the LOC6527151 gene encoding uncharacterized protein LOC6527151: MEDDLEFLINALSVPNTPLTEPYNELQLLEMRESFKTLQKLLRRRSLPVEASLRSMPRSKAGGQLDAFPSQLAIEDNAYERASDLVWNSAESGAHSSPIISECGLRDWRKENPASDIGDGAMVPYEELSNERSSSDTTITSRSFASSGISISIPVHLVWNNNDYNQQSTDSDTTIKADGFRYSFKK, encoded by the coding sequence ATGGAGGATGACCTGGAATTTCTTATCAATGCCCTGTCGGTGCCAAACACTCCACTTACCGAGCCCTACAACGAGTTGCAGCTACTTGAGATGCGTGAGTCCTTCAAGACGCTGCAAAAGCTCCTGCGACGCAGATCGCTGCCCGTGGAGGCGAGTCTGCGTTCCATGCCGAGATCGAAAGCTGGTGGACAACTAGATGCATTCCCATCCCAGCTGGCTATTGAGGACAACGCTTACGAGAGGGCCAGCGATCTGGTGTGGAACTCGGCGGAGAGCGGAGCCCACTCGTCGCCCATCATTTCGGAGTGCGGCCTGCGGGATTGGAGAAAGGAGAATCCTGCCTCCGATATTGGAGACGGGGCAATGGTGCCCTACGAGGAACTGTCCAATGAGCGGAGCAGCTCGGATACCACAATCACCAGTCGGAGCTTTGCCTCATCGGGAATCTCGATCAGCATACCTGTTCATTTGGTATGGAACAACAATGACTACAATCAGCAGAGCACGGACAGCGATACCACAATAAAGGCCGACGGGTTCAGATACAGTTTCAAGAAATAA
- the LOC6527153 gene encoding uncharacterized protein PFB0765w isoform X1, translated as MEESEILENQNVPQTDKMKPASAHGEHNELYILNYSHSKDSNESLGRKSLEQKNFNAVKKLQKQQSHVYDLKESQAQEQPPENIDQNTKPLKSEEKLHISRHEEEYKDIVSTHSKESREQCQEEARIETLRIKYKDIIIDNISDDTISAKSKPQSQVKLNDAAPGKTLSMDNARKSNTLIEEEPLNNPKEEAIKVVENVTSPPETPAKEELQETKEQDTIPKPEEVRIDELDQMAPSTSSAAQETKSEKPNEATPCTEIKFDPRDKIRQDMEEYFKGIQALEVKTLTGDELNAREAEAILREEQQRKTWKGMLLAVAHTSLSTSTSSSGKTPKSAVQAILQRTAKAEFKRKMYVLKENYNYRLELLKQLKNDMKNNYKSEAQQLYIDYHSIKNQTLNSPPLNEIDTVCSTENSNQEES; from the exons ATGGAAGAGAGCGAAATTCTGGAAAATCAAAATGTGCCACAAACAGACAAGATGAAACCAGCAAGTGCACACGGTGAACACAACGAGCTGTATATCTTGAATTACTCACATTCTAAAGATTCTAATGAATCACTTGGCCGAAAAAGTCTTGAGCAAAAGAACTTTAATGCGGTCAAGAAACTTCAGAAACAGCAATCACATGTGTACGATTTAAAAGAAAGTCAAGCACAGGAGCAACCACCGGAAAATATAGACCAAAATACCAAACCCCTAAAATCTGAAGAAAAACTGCACATTTCGAGACACGAGGAAGAATATAAAGATATTGTTTCAACTCATTCTAAGGAATCAAGGGAACAATGCCAAGAAGAAGCAAGGATAGAAACACTTAGGATCAAGTACAAAGATATCATTATTGACAATATCTCTGATGATACTATCTCCGCGAAATCCAAGCCACAGAGTCAAGTAAAGTTGAATGATGCTGCTCCTGGTAAAACGTTGTCCATGGATAACGCCCGTAAATCAAACACGTTAATTGAAGAAGAACCGTTGAATAACCCCAAAGAAGAAGCTATTAAAGTGGTGGAAAATGTAACGAGTCCACCAGAAACACCAGCAAAGGAAGAACTTCAAGAAACCAAGGAACAGGACACCATACCGAAACCCGAGGAAGTGAGAATCGATGAACTGGATCAAATGGCGCCAAGTACTTCATCGGCAGCTCAGGAGACGAAATCGGAAAAGCCAAATGAAGCAACGCCTTGTACAGAGATAAAATTTGACCCGAGGGATAAGATCAGGCAGGACATGGAAGAATATTTTAAAGGCATTCAGGCTCTGGAGGTCAAGACACTAACCGGCGACGAGCTGAATGCAAGAGAAGCCGAAGCCATTTTGAGAGAGGAGCAGCAAAGAAAAACCTGGAAGGGAATGCTTCTAGCGGTAGCCCACACCTCcttatccacatccac CAGTTCTTCAGGTAAAACGCCAAAATCCGCCGTACAAGCCATTCTACAACGCACAGCCAAGGCGGAGTTCAAGAGGAAAATGTATGTCCTTAAGGAGAACTACAACTATCGATTGGAGCTGCTAAAGCAGCTAAAAAACGACATGAAAAACAACTACAAAAGCGAGGCCCAGCAACTGTACATCGACTACCACTCCATCAAGAACCAGACTCTAAACAGCCCCCCTTTAAACGAGATAGACACAGTATGCTCCACGGAAAACAGTAACCAAGAAGAGAGTTAG
- the LOC6527153 gene encoding uncharacterized protein PFB0765w isoform X3: MEESEILENQNVPQTDKMKPASAHGEHNELYILNYSHSKDSNESLGRKSLEQKNFNAVKKLQKQQSHVYDLKESQAQEQPPENIDQNTKPLKSEEKLHISRHEEEYKDIVSTHSKESREQCQEEARIETLRIKYKDIIIDNISDDTISAKSKPQSQVKLNDAAPGKTLSMDNARKSNTLIEEEPLNNPKEEAIKVVENVTSPPETPAKEELQETKEQDTIPKPEEVRIDELDQMAPSTSSAAQETKSEKPNEATPCTEIKFDPRDKIRQDMEEYFKGIQALEVKTLTGDELNAREAEAILREEQQRKTWKGMLLAVAHTSLSTSTNSSSSGKTPKSAVQAILQRTAKAEFKRKMYVLKENYNYRLELLKQLKNDMKNNYKSEAQQLYIDYHSIKNQTLNSPPLNEIDTVCSTENSNQEES; the protein is encoded by the exons ATGGAAGAGAGCGAAATTCTGGAAAATCAAAATGTGCCACAAACAGACAAGATGAAACCAGCAAGTGCACACGGTGAACACAACGAGCTGTATATCTTGAATTACTCACATTCTAAAGATTCTAATGAATCACTTGGCCGAAAAAGTCTTGAGCAAAAGAACTTTAATGCGGTCAAGAAACTTCAGAAACAGCAATCACATGTGTACGATTTAAAAGAAAGTCAAGCACAGGAGCAACCACCGGAAAATATAGACCAAAATACCAAACCCCTAAAATCTGAAGAAAAACTGCACATTTCGAGACACGAGGAAGAATATAAAGATATTGTTTCAACTCATTCTAAGGAATCAAGGGAACAATGCCAAGAAGAAGCAAGGATAGAAACACTTAGGATCAAGTACAAAGATATCATTATTGACAATATCTCTGATGATACTATCTCCGCGAAATCCAAGCCACAGAGTCAAGTAAAGTTGAATGATGCTGCTCCTGGTAAAACGTTGTCCATGGATAACGCCCGTAAATCAAACACGTTAATTGAAGAAGAACCGTTGAATAACCCCAAAGAAGAAGCTATTAAAGTGGTGGAAAATGTAACGAGTCCACCAGAAACACCAGCAAAGGAAGAACTTCAAGAAACCAAGGAACAGGACACCATACCGAAACCCGAGGAAGTGAGAATCGATGAACTGGATCAAATGGCGCCAAGTACTTCATCGGCAGCTCAGGAGACGAAATCGGAAAAGCCAAATGAAGCAACGCCTTGTACAGAGATAAAATTTGACCCGAGGGATAAGATCAGGCAGGACATGGAAGAATATTTTAAAGGCATTCAGGCTCTGGAGGTCAAGACACTAACCGGCGACGAGCTGAATGCAAGAGAAGCCGAAGCCATTTTGAGAGAGGAGCAGCAAAGAAAAACCTGGAAGGGAATGCTTCTAGCGGTAGCCCACACCTCcttatccacatccac TAACAGCAGTTCTTCAGGTAAAACGCCAAAATCCGCCGTACAAGCCATTCTACAACGCACAGCCAAGGCGGAGTTCAAGAGGAAAATGTATGTCCTTAAGGAGAACTACAACTATCGATTGGAGCTGCTAAAGCAGCTAAAAAACGACATGAAAAACAACTACAAAAGCGAGGCCCAGCAACTGTACATCGACTACCACTCCATCAAGAACCAGACTCTAAACAGCCCCCCTTTAAACGAGATAGACACAGTATGCTCCACGGAAAACAGTAACCAAGAAGAGAGTTAG
- the LOC6527153 gene encoding uncharacterized protein PFB0765w isoform X2, which produces MEESEILENQNVPQTDKMKPASAHGEHNELYILNYSHSKDSNESLGRKSLEQKNFNAVKKLQKQQSHVYDLKESQAQEQPPENIDQNTKPLKSEEKLHISRHEEEYKDIVSTHSKESREQCQEEARIETLRIKYKDIIIDNISDDTISAKSKPQSQVKLNDAAPGKTLSMDNARKSNTLIEEEPLNNPKEEAIKVVENVTSPPETPAKEELQETKEQDTIPKPEEVRIDELDQMAPSTSSAAQETKSEKPNEATPCTEIKFDPRDKIRQDMEEYFKGIQALEVKTLTGDELNAREAEAILREEQQRKTWKGMLLAVAHTSLSTSTSSGKTPKSAVQAILQRTAKAEFKRKMYVLKENYNYRLELLKQLKNDMKNNYKSEAQQLYIDYHSIKNQTLNSPPLNEIDTVCSTENSNQEES; this is translated from the exons ATGGAAGAGAGCGAAATTCTGGAAAATCAAAATGTGCCACAAACAGACAAGATGAAACCAGCAAGTGCACACGGTGAACACAACGAGCTGTATATCTTGAATTACTCACATTCTAAAGATTCTAATGAATCACTTGGCCGAAAAAGTCTTGAGCAAAAGAACTTTAATGCGGTCAAGAAACTTCAGAAACAGCAATCACATGTGTACGATTTAAAAGAAAGTCAAGCACAGGAGCAACCACCGGAAAATATAGACCAAAATACCAAACCCCTAAAATCTGAAGAAAAACTGCACATTTCGAGACACGAGGAAGAATATAAAGATATTGTTTCAACTCATTCTAAGGAATCAAGGGAACAATGCCAAGAAGAAGCAAGGATAGAAACACTTAGGATCAAGTACAAAGATATCATTATTGACAATATCTCTGATGATACTATCTCCGCGAAATCCAAGCCACAGAGTCAAGTAAAGTTGAATGATGCTGCTCCTGGTAAAACGTTGTCCATGGATAACGCCCGTAAATCAAACACGTTAATTGAAGAAGAACCGTTGAATAACCCCAAAGAAGAAGCTATTAAAGTGGTGGAAAATGTAACGAGTCCACCAGAAACACCAGCAAAGGAAGAACTTCAAGAAACCAAGGAACAGGACACCATACCGAAACCCGAGGAAGTGAGAATCGATGAACTGGATCAAATGGCGCCAAGTACTTCATCGGCAGCTCAGGAGACGAAATCGGAAAAGCCAAATGAAGCAACGCCTTGTACAGAGATAAAATTTGACCCGAGGGATAAGATCAGGCAGGACATGGAAGAATATTTTAAAGGCATTCAGGCTCTGGAGGTCAAGACACTAACCGGCGACGAGCTGAATGCAAGAGAAGCCGAAGCCATTTTGAGAGAGGAGCAGCAAAGAAAAACCTGGAAGGGAATGCTTCTAGCGGTAGCCCACACCTCcttatccacatccac TTCTTCAGGTAAAACGCCAAAATCCGCCGTACAAGCCATTCTACAACGCACAGCCAAGGCGGAGTTCAAGAGGAAAATGTATGTCCTTAAGGAGAACTACAACTATCGATTGGAGCTGCTAAAGCAGCTAAAAAACGACATGAAAAACAACTACAAAAGCGAGGCCCAGCAACTGTACATCGACTACCACTCCATCAAGAACCAGACTCTAAACAGCCCCCCTTTAAACGAGATAGACACAGTATGCTCCACGGAAAACAGTAACCAAGAAGAGAGTTAG
- the LOC26535283 gene encoding uncharacterized protein LOC26535283 has protein sequence MSGNKASSSRGRHPVMQFSTAMGTPETKRKMLLYRRLLCRELARDGKNPQEIARARNRCLQAQDQGRFPNK, from the exons atgtcTGGCAATAAGGC ATCCTCGTCCCGAGGACGACATCCTGTGATGCAGTTCAGCACTGCCATGGGAACGCCGGAAACCAAGCGCAAGATGCTCCTCTATAGACGACTATTGTGTCGGGAGTTGGCTCGAGACGGGAAAAATCCCCAGGAGATTGCGAGGGCCAGAAATCGATGCCTTCAGGCGCAGGATCAGGGCAGGTTTCCAAATAAGTGA
- the LOC6527154 gene encoding acylphosphatase-1, translated as MSSQIKKSKTTTKKLVKSSPKSPPKAAAENQIFSCQFEVFGHVQGVFFRKHTQKKANELGITGWCMNTPQGTVQGMLEGSLDQMTDMKYWLQHKGSPRSVIEKAVFSENEPLPINNFKMFSIRR; from the exons atgagCAGTCAAATTAAAAAGTCAAAAACGACCACCAAGAAATTGGTGAAGTCATCTCCAAAAAGTCCACCAAAAGCTGCGGCAGAGAATCAAATTTTTAGTTGCCAATTCGAAGTGTTTGGTCATGTGCAAG GTGTCTTCTTTCGCAAG CACACTCAAAAAAAGGCCAATGAGCTGGGCATAACTGGCTGGTGCATGAACACACCTCAAGGAACGGTTCAGGGAATGCTTGAAGGATCCTTAGATCAAATGACTGATAT GAAATACTGGCTTCAGCACAAGGGAAGTCCTCGTTCGGTGATCGAAAAGGCTGTATTCTCGGAGAATGAACCATTGCCCATCAACAACTTCAAGATGTTCTCGATTCGTCGCTAG